GAATGTAGCTGCCGTGTGTCAGCTCAACTTCGTTACCATGTTCATCCTTGATTCTTGGGAACTTGAGATCGGCGTTATTGAGCATGCTGAAGATTGTCTGTGGTGCTTGTGAAAGGTTGCCTACCTGTGCAAGCAAAGCCTCTTCTGCTTGGCTAAGAACGTGGGCTTTTTCGCGTTTCATCTCTTCCAGCGTAAATGTATAAGCAGAAAGTTTTTTGTTCGCAATAAATGCGCCCAACTGATCATCCGGCAGGGAAAGAATCTCCGGTGTGACAAAAGAAAGTGCTTCACCAACCCGTACGCCTAATTTCTGGGCTTTTTGGGACAGGTTTTGATATGTAGGATTCGCTGTGTCTTCATCTTGATGCATACGTGCGTACACAAAGAGGCGTTCTATTTTGAGGCTGATCTCATCTTCGAATTCGAAGCAAGATTTGAGTACATCAGGTTGATTCAGTTTGCCTTGGAATTCGGAGGCCTTCTTGGTCAAAGACGATACTTCTTCATATTCTTGATCCCAGGCTTTCTGATCGGCAAATAAATCTTCCAGTTTCCAGCTATGTTCAGCCGGCACCTCGGAACGTTTCAATAATTGACTCATGGAAATCCTCCTTTGATGATCTGATGAATGGTTGGACGAAGCTGCCTTCGTCTCGCTTGCCTGTGCGGAGAGAGACGAAGGAATCAGACTAAGTACCAGGATAACAGATAGCGATTTCTGGTATTTCAACGGCCTTCCTCCTTACGATACGAATAATCTCGTATAGTATGACCTTAGGCACGTTGAAATATTTGAGCATCTGGGTCCCCGTGATTAGGCTCCCATGTTATACAGAAAATAAACGATCAGGAAAAAGGCGAAACAAATGAGCAGGGTAGCAATAAGCGCCATTCCCCGTCTTAATCGATCCGGGATGGAATTGCGTCCCAGAATAAGCACAATACCAAGGGAGAAGGCAAGGATAATAAAGATGACGACATTGCTTGAGTCAAGCTGCATGGGTTAGACCCCTTTGAAGGCAGCCATCAATTGACGCCATTCATCCTCACGGTTCTCAAAATCTGCTTTTGGAAAACGGCGTTCAGCCCAGTGCATTAATGCAGGACGGCTAAGGAATGTATGGCATTCTTCGCCCCACTCTTCCGAAATTTCTCGCAGTACGAGATATTTGCCTTGAACTTCTACGGTCATCATATTCCACTTGTCTGTTTTGTATATTTCATGTTTTTTTATCATAGGTAGTCTCCAAACTAACGGTTTTGGTAAAATGATACCGTACCCTACGATTCAAAGCAAATTTTTTCGACATTTATGGAAAGATAAATTGCAAAATGGAAGCCCATACAGTATAATAAGGGTATTCGCCATAGATGGCGATATTTTTAGGAGGTTTTTCATTTGAAAGGTACAGTTAAATGGTTTAACGCAGAAAAAGGCTATGGCTTTATTTCAGTTGAAGGCGGCGAGGACGTATTCGTACATTTCTCCGCAATCCAAGGAGATGGCTTCAAAACATTGGAAGAAGGTCAAGCGGTAGAATTCGAAATCACTGATGGAAACCGTGGTCCTCAAGCAGCTAACGTAAACAAACTGTAAGAATTTATCCGGCTAACGGACTTCTTATATATTATAAATTTATAGCTGAATATTAAGAACCTAAGCACAGTCCCCCATGGGAGGCTGTGCTTTTTTTGATTCAAAAATTTTCAGTGTAAATAACGGTTGAATACGATGTAAGTTCCCCTGTGTGTTCAGGAGACACGATTGGTCATGCTGGACCATAACTTCAATCCGAAACCGATTAGTGCAGCCAGGGAGAAAGCCATAGCGGTGAGATAGAAGGTTTGTCTGCCTGCATGTTCCAGCAGCAGTCCGCCCAACGTTCCACTAAGAAGTCCCGAAGCACTGGACCAGACAATGGTGAACAAAGCCATACCTGTAGCTCTGTAGCCGTCCGGAACTAGGCGAATGATGTAGCGGACCGCCGTAACGTAGAAAATACCAAAGGTAACACTGTGCATCGTCTGAATTGCAACAACGGCTGCAGGTGTATCGGATATGGACATGAGAAGCAAACGAACCGTATACATCAGTGCAGCAAAAGCAATTAGCGGCAGTTCTTTATAACGGTTTCCATACTTGCTGAGCAGTAGAAATATGGGGATTTCACTTACGGAAGAGATCAGCAAAGACCAGCCGATCAGCCCCTCGCTGGCACCCAGATCTTTTAGCGTGATGGTAAGAAATGCTTCGTTCATGCGATGTCCCATGGCAAGCAAAAATACACAGCCAAAAAAGGTGAGCACATCTCTGCGTTTCAAAATAGCCCATAACCCCGATAGATCCATTTTGCTACTGCTTCCCGAAGGTTGATCCTTCAATTGAAAACTGATCAATAGTGTAGTTGCAGCAAGACCAACGCAGACCCAAATCGTCCATGCTGGACCAAAAGATCCAAGGAAATACCCGATACTTAATGCAAAGAAGGCATAACCGATCGATCCGAAGACTCGAATGGAAGTGAAATTTCGGCCGTACTTGCTGGCCGTTGTAATAGCCATCGTATCGGAGAGTGGATAGACCGGATAATAGAAAAAGTAAAACAGGGTCACGAGTACAAATACCTGACCGAAAGTTGTTGCATTGGCGAGCATGATCCCTGTGATCAATTGACCACCAAGCAGAATGATCATCACTTTGCGTACCGTTTGGTAGCGGTCGCTGGCCATGCTCCAGAACATATTGGAGAACACAGAGATGAGGGGGCCAATTCCGTAGAGATATCCAATCTCAGCCCGACTGAAACCCAGATGACTGAAGTAAAGCTGGAAGTAGGATACCACCAGGACGGTGGAACCAAAGATGGTGAACATGAGAGCCCGAAGCCAGTTCTGATCCGGGCGGGCGTTGTGACTTAATTTCATGATGAGAGACTCCAATCCTGATAACAATTCAATGATTTTATTACCCTTTCAGGGATGTTGATTTACGGACTTTTGGCACGGACATCGTAGGTTCTTGCTTCGTGCGTCGGATAACGAGCCAGACAATGATGAGTTCGGCGAGCAGGCCAAGGGATTGGGCAACAGCGCCAATCATGCCGTTCCACGCAGGAAAAATACTAACCAGTATAAGCAGCACAATTACCGTGCAGATTGCATTCGCCGTTTGCGAACGAAACATCGTTTTTGTCTGACCGCGAAGCAGAATGAGGCCATTGCTGAAATCCAGAAAAGGGAAGATCAGCGGAAATAAGACGAACGCACGCAGTGTCCACAGACTTTGTTGCAAAAGTTCGCCCTGAACGCTCATGACATTTTCGAGTACCCATGGTCCCAAGGGGGTATAGGCAATCGACACCATCATCGCAAACGGAATAAATCCGGTGACAAGTGCGAATTTTCGTACCAGTTTGGCGTCTACAAGGTAGAAATTCAGCACGATCTGATGGATGTATGTAAAGAAGCTTAGCATCAACTGCATCAGACTGCTTGCTATGGCAAAGGATGAAATGGCTAGTGCGATCCCGGTCGTTTTGCCAAGTACGATGTTAATAACCGGTCCTATGAACAGCGCTACAAAGCTGGATAACAGAAGCGGCTTATAAAAGCGAAATACGTCTGCCTTGCTCTCGACGGGATGATCCTCAAGCTTGGCTGGCATCTTGCGCTTGATGCTGTTACCCTCCAGAAAGCTGACAAGCGCTTCAATCATCATGCCAGTAGCAAAAATGATAGCGCCTACACGTCCACTGTCAATGCTGTCTGTGTATATGAAATAGAGGGATAGGCCGTACATTCCGGCTAAACGGAATACCATCCCGATGGTTAACCACTTGGTGCGGTTATTCGTAATGATGATCCCCTGATAGATGTTACGGATCACTGAAAAGATACTTACATACATGAGAATTTCATATACGTCGATGACTTTGTTCAGCAGATCCGGACTTACACCAAACAAGTATTTGAACACCCCGGTACCAACGGGAGAGTATACGATGAGAAACCCAATGAGAAGCACACAGGCCAGAAATATTTTGGTCACAAACGTGAGGGCCTGAAAGGAAAGGCGATCGCGAACCAGTGCGGAACAGGTTTGCCGAAGCAGGGTGGAGGGGCGTTCCGTGAGGGTTAACAAGCTACCGGCGATGGCATAGCTGGCAATAACCGTCTCAGGATGAGCGGAGCGTGCTAATGTGCTGTTTATGATGACGTGAGAAATGGTGACGAGAGAGGCGGAAATGCCAAGTGGCACAAAAAAAGAAAATAACCGTCTCCACGAAAGTGATTCACTTGACGACATGTCAACGACTCCTTTGATGGATGAAATATGCCTAGTATATCACAAAGCTTTGGGCGCGGATGCGATTTTTTATGCGGAATATGCGGCAGATCATTTGTACAATTAAGGGGATCATATTATAATAGGAATGGTTAAAAATCGCTCTAATACGTATTCAACCAAGTGGAGGCACATTTATTTTGAGCCAATCAAATCGAAAACGTCATCAATATCCGCGTGGACCGCTGGCATTGATGAGAGGGGTGTACAAATACACCATTCCGGAAACACGGAAGGCACTGAATGGATGGCGTGCTCAAGCTGAGGCGATTCCGAATGAGGAGTTGCGTACACAGGCACTTGCCAGTCTGAAGGATAAACAGTTTCACTGTGAAGGCGGAACCGTCTACGCATTGGCTGATTTGCCCAACAGACACATTCTGATTCCGCTGATCGTTTCATATCAAACTATTAGTGATTATTTGGACAATCTGTGCGACCGCAGCACGTCGATGGACCCGGATGACTTTCGTCTTCTCCATCAATCCATGCTTGATGCGGTAGATCCCGAAGCAATTCCCGTCAATTATTATGCCCTCCGTGAGGAGCAGGATGACGGTGGGTATCTGCGGAATCTGGTGACCACATGTCAGGGACTGACCCGTCAGTTACCAGGCTATACGTCCGCCAAGCCCCAAATTCAGGATCTGGCAGGCCTATACACGGACCTGCAGGTATATAAGCATATCAAGCCGGAACTGAGAGAAACGGCACTGCTCGAATGGTGGTCGGAGCATCGTCATCGCACACCTCAGTTTCGTTGGAACGAATTTGCTGCTGCAACTGGCTCTACACTGGGCGTTTTCATGCTGTTTCTGGCTGCGAGTGACGATCAGTTGACTGAAGAGCAAGCGGCCTCGATCCACACGGCCTATTTCCCACATGTATGCGCATTGCACATTATGCTCGATTATTTAATTGATCAGGATGAGGACCGCATCGGGGGAGATCTCAACTTCTGCAACTATTATGAGAATGTGGAGACAATGCTGGACCGAATTGCTTTTATTGTGGAGATGGCACGCAGCGATGTACAGAAGATTCCGGGAAGCTCCTTTCACCGGATGATCATCGAAGGACTGATTGCCATTTACCTGTCTGATCCCAAAGTCAGCGAACAACAGGAAGTTCGCGTTGTATCCAAACGTCTGCTGAAAAATAGTCCGATCACAAGAATATTTTTCTTCATTTTCAGTCGCTGGATACGGAAAAATATGTAAGTCAGGTGTGATATTGCGGAGCCTGAAGTGAAACTAGAGGAGGAAGAAACATCATGACAGCAGTAAAGAAAATCGCAGTATTAACGAGCGGTGGTGATTCACAGGGGATGAACGCGGCTGTTCGTGCGGTTGTTCGCAGCGGACTGTTTCACGGTCTCGAAGTATTTGGAGTTCAACGTGGATACCAGGGTCTTTTGAATAATGACATTTTCCCAATGGATTTGCGGAGTGTAGGGGATATCATCCAACGTGGGGGAACGGTTCTTCAATCGGCACGTTGCAAGGAGTTCTATACCGCTGAAGGCCAGCAAAAAGGTGCGGACATTCTGCGTGCCCGTGGCATTGACGGTCTGGTTGTAATCGGTGGGGATGGTTCCTACAACGGAGCGAATAAACTGAGCAAGCTGGGCATTAACACCATGGGGCTGCCAGGAACGATTGATAACGATGTTTCATTCACCGACTATACCATCGGATTTGATACAGCGGTAAGCATAGTAGTTGATGCAGTAAACAAATTACGTG
This Paenibacillus xylanexedens DNA region includes the following protein-coding sequences:
- a CDS encoding cold shock domain-containing protein, with the protein product MKGTVKWFNAEKGYGFISVEGGEDVFVHFSAIQGDGFKTLEEGQAVEFEITDGNRGPQAANVNKL
- a CDS encoding MFS transporter; amino-acid sequence: MKLSHNARPDQNWLRALMFTIFGSTVLVVSYFQLYFSHLGFSRAEIGYLYGIGPLISVFSNMFWSMASDRYQTVRKVMIILLGGQLITGIMLANATTFGQVFVLVTLFYFFYYPVYPLSDTMAITTASKYGRNFTSIRVFGSIGYAFFALSIGYFLGSFGPAWTIWVCVGLAATTLLISFQLKDQPSGSSSKMDLSGLWAILKRRDVLTFFGCVFLLAMGHRMNEAFLTITLKDLGASEGLIGWSLLISSVSEIPIFLLLSKYGNRYKELPLIAFAALMYTVRLLLMSISDTPAAVVAIQTMHSVTFGIFYVTAVRYIIRLVPDGYRATGMALFTIVWSSASGLLSGTLGGLLLEHAGRQTFYLTAMAFSLAALIGFGLKLWSSMTNRVS
- a CDS encoding multi antimicrobial extrusion protein MatE, yielding MSSSESLSWRRLFSFFVPLGISASLVTISHVIINSTLARSAHPETVIASYAIAGSLLTLTERPSTLLRQTCSALVRDRLSFQALTFVTKIFLACVLLIGFLIVYSPVGTGVFKYLFGVSPDLLNKVIDVYEILMYVSIFSVIRNIYQGIIITNNRTKWLTIGMVFRLAGMYGLSLYFIYTDSIDSGRVGAIIFATGMMIEALVSFLEGNSIKRKMPAKLEDHPVESKADVFRFYKPLLLSSFVALFIGPVINIVLGKTTGIALAISSFAIASSLMQLMLSFFTYIHQIVLNFYLVDAKLVRKFALVTGFIPFAMMVSIAYTPLGPWVLENVMSVQGELLQQSLWTLRAFVLFPLIFPFLDFSNGLILLRGQTKTMFRSQTANAICTVIVLLILVSIFPAWNGMIGAVAQSLGLLAELIIVWLVIRRTKQEPTMSVPKVRKSTSLKG
- a CDS encoding tetraprenyl-beta-curcumene synthase family protein → MSQSNRKRHQYPRGPLALMRGVYKYTIPETRKALNGWRAQAEAIPNEELRTQALASLKDKQFHCEGGTVYALADLPNRHILIPLIVSYQTISDYLDNLCDRSTSMDPDDFRLLHQSMLDAVDPEAIPVNYYALREEQDDGGYLRNLVTTCQGLTRQLPGYTSAKPQIQDLAGLYTDLQVYKHIKPELRETALLEWWSEHRHRTPQFRWNEFAAATGSTLGVFMLFLAASDDQLTEEQAASIHTAYFPHVCALHIMLDYLIDQDEDRIGGDLNFCNYYENVETMLDRIAFIVEMARSDVQKIPGSSFHRMIIEGLIAIYLSDPKVSEQQEVRVVSKRLLKNSPITRIFFFIFSRWIRKNM